From a single Nicotiana tomentosiformis chromosome 2, ASM39032v3, whole genome shotgun sequence genomic region:
- the LOC138905546 gene encoding uncharacterized mitochondrial protein AtMg00810-like — protein sequence MLSYLKLFTLEDTLHYLNDYSRFFKKSTSSTVLLAVYVDNIILTGNDPVEITSLKQFPDDQFKIKDLGLLNYFMGIEILYDAFKVLLHQKKFTSDLIFEFRCTDASAVVSPLELCVKLRSDQGEVLTNPLSYRRLIEKLNFLTHTRPYLCFAAQHLIQLLKSPRIPHMAVAMHILRYLNGTLGVWVFLNASSDFSLHAFCDSDWVAYHESRKSVSGFCISLGGSLIRWKSKKAGYCFFIISRS from the coding sequence ATGCTAAGCTATCTCAAGCTCTTTACACTAGAGGATACACTCCATTATTTGAATGATTACTCTCGCTTCTTTAAGAAATCAACTTCATCCACTGTCTTGCTTGCTGTTTATGTCGATAATATAATTCTAACTGGTAATGATCCTGTTGAGATAACTTCTCTCAAACAATTCCCGGATGACCAATTTAAAATCAAGGATTTAGGTttgctcaattattttatgggTATTGAAATATTGTATGATGCGTTTAAGGTTCTTCTTCACCAAAAGAAGTTTACTTCTGATTTAATTTTTGAGTTTAGGTGCACTGATGCTTCAGCAGTAGTCTCTCCTCTTGAGTTGTGTGTCAAGTTGCGTTCTGATCAGGGTGAGGTGTTGACTAATCCTCTATCTTATAGAAGGCTCattgaaaaattaaattttctCACCCACACTCGACCATACTTGTGTTTTGCTGCCCAACATTTAATTCAATTACTCAAGTCTCCTCGCATTCCTCATATGGCTGTTGCAATGCATATCCTGAGGTATTTGAATGGCACACTTGGTGTATGGGTGTTTCTTAATGCTTCATCAGATTTTTCACTTCATGCCTTTTGTGATAGTGATTGGGTAGCTTACCATGAGTCCCGCAAGTCTGTTTCTGGTTTTTGTATATCATTGGGAGGCAGCCTTATTAGATGGAAATCTAAGAAAGCAGGCTATTGTTTCTTTATCATCAGCAGAAGCTGA